From the genome of Hyperolius riggenbachi isolate aHypRig1 chromosome 9, aHypRig1.pri, whole genome shotgun sequence, one region includes:
- the TRH gene encoding thyrotropin releasing hormone: protein MTSAWWLLLLGAAVSHMVVAQEQSLPDEEDTLPEDSVDLMRRAQGALIRSILRRIEEEQSEKDSESTPLEWLSKRQHPGKRLLEEVEKRQHPGKREEGDWYLEVPKRQHPGRRSPFGDQFSDNSNPPLGLLTDVSKRQHPGKRSLSYPKRQHPGKRGWDEDEDSDFGDLQDMEKRQHPGKRLVEPENFDYAPPCEGTDPYNCSKGSLLLELLDNVNRGRLEEKRQHPGRRSTWEAEVPAAQE from the exons ATGACGTCCGCTTGGTGGCTGCTTCTTCTGGGAGCTGCTGTGTCGCACATGGTGGTGGCGCAGGAGCAATCTCTGCCCGATGAGGAGGACACTCTGCCTGAGGACAGTGTAGACTTGATGAGGAGAGCACAGGGCGCACTGATCCGTAGCATCCTCCGGAGGATTGAAGAGGAACAGAGCGAGAAAG ATTCAGAGTCTACCCCTCTGGAATGGCTCTCAAAACGACAACACCCAGGCAAAAGGCTCCTTGAGGAGGTGGAAAAGAGGCAACATCCAGGCAAACGAGAGGAAGGCGACTGGTATCTGGAAGTTCCCAAGAGACAGCACCCAGGAAGGAGATCTCCTTTTGGAGATCAGTTCTCAGATAACTCCAATCCTCCTCTGggcctcctgactgatgtctccaAGAGGCAGCACCCAGGCAAGCGAAGTCTGTCCTACCCTAAGCGTCAACATCCAGGCAAACGAGGATGGGATGAGGATGAAGATAGCGATTTTGGGGACCTCCAGGACATGGAGAAGCGTCAGCACCCTGGTAAGAGGCTCGTAGAACCTGAGAACTTTGACTATGCCCCCCCATGTGAAGGCACAGACCCGTACAACTGCAGCAAAGGAAGCCTTTTGTTGGAGCTTCTAGACAATGTCAACAGGGGCCGGCTGGAAGAGAAGAGGCAACATCCTGGGCGACGGTCAACCTGGGAAGCAGAGGTCCCTGCAGCTCAGGAGTAA